Proteins co-encoded in one Malus domestica chromosome 09, GDT2T_hap1 genomic window:
- the LOC114826927 gene encoding cellulose synthase-like protein H1 isoform X2 — MANQNSLPLHERIELRYTLHKVIEFIILFLLLSLLVHRLLSFNNHGFAWLIAFLCELSFTLNWVITISNKWNIVEYKTYPDRLLQRVSKHELPPVDMFVTTADSKLEPPIITINTVLSLLAVDYPTNKLACYVSDDGCSPLTFYSLSEASKFAMLWVPFCKKYNVQVRAPFRYFSNNNATFSSNDSSEFKQEWTLLKDEYEQLSRKIEDAVGKSIPFDVSQDFAVFSNIERNNHPTIIKVLWENKEDVSDGPPHLIYISREKRPKHPHHSKAGAMNVLTRVSGLMTNAPFMLNVDCDMFVNNPNIMLHAMCTLLGSENETKNAFAQFPQIFYDGLKDDPFGNQMVVLWKYVGHGIAGIQGPIYAGTGCVHRRKVIYGLSPTDTKTGERYPNIGNVEMLKTFGTSEEFTKSAGDALQGNTERVNMSSKSVKAAHRVGECEYEYGTNWGIKVGWRYGSTTEDILTGLSIHNKGWNSIFCTPDPPAFLGCAPTGGPDSMTQQKRWATGLLEILLSKNCPIFGTLFGNLQFRMFLGYFWVLSWGLRCIPELCYAALPAYSIITNTHFLPKGQEPTYYIPIALFVLYHIYTLSEYLQTGLSIRAWWNNQRMGRITVMSAWLFGFISVILKLLGISETAFEVTRKDQSTSSDEGSEDTEAGRFTFDKSPIFVPPTTILLVQLTALATAFLGLRPQDQDELGSGSLEVISSVWLVLCLWPFLKGLFGTGKYGIPLSTISKSVGFTLLFYTLCRN, encoded by the exons ATGGCTAACCAAAACTCACTCCCTCTACACGAAAGAATAGAGCTTAGATACACTCTGCATAAAGTCATTGAGTTCAtaatcctcttcctcctcctttcaCTCCTCGTTCATCGTCTTCTCTCTTTCAACAACCATGGTTTCGCTTGGCTCATTGCTTTCCTGTGTGAACTCTCATTCACCTTAAATTGGGTCATCACCATAAGCAACAAATGGAACATTGTCGAATATAAAACCTACCCTGACCGCCTCTTACAACG GGTTTCTAAGCATGAACTCCCTCCGGTGGACATGTTTGTGACAACTGCAGACTCgaagttggaaccacctattaTTACCATAAACACTGTTTTGTCTCTGTTGGCTGTggactacccaacaaacaagcTAGCTTGCTATGTATCTGATGATGGCTGTTCTCCCCTCACCTTCTACTCGCTTTCGGAAGCATCAAAGTTTGCCATGCTTTGGGTTCCATTCTGCAAGAAATACAATGTTCAAGTTAGAGCTCCTTTTAGATACTTCTCAAATAATAATGCCACATTTTCCAGCAATGACTCGAGTGAATTCAAGCAAGAATGGACATTATTGAAG GATGAGTACGAGCAGCTTAGCCGCAAAATTGAGGATGCGGTGGGAAAATCTATTCCATTCGATGTTAGCCAAGACTTTGCAGTTTTTTCAAATATAGAACGTAATAATCACCCAACAATTATCAAG gttCTATGGGAGAACAAGGAAGATGTTTCAGATGGACCGCCACATTTGATTTATATATCAAGAGAAAAACGGCCAAAGCATCCCCATCATTCCAAAGCCGGGGCCATGAATGTTTTG ACTAGAGTCTCTGGGTTAATGACCAATGCGCCCTTCATGCTGAACGTAGACTGCGATATGTTTGTCAACAACCCAAACATTATGTTGCATGCAATGTGTACGTTGCTCGGATCCGAGAACGAAACCAAAAATGCGTTTGCTCAGTTTCCACAGATCTTCTATGACGGACTCAAGGATGATCCATTCGGGAATCAGATGGTAGTTTTGTGGAAG TATGTGGGGCATGGAATAGCAGGAATTCAAGGCCCTATTTATGCGGGAACAGGATGTGTTCATAGACGAAAAGTTATCTATGGTCTATCCCCTACTGATACCAAAACCGGAGAAAGATACCCTAATATTG GAAATGTAGAAATGCTTAAAACTTTTGGGACTTCAGAagaattcaccaaatcagctgGTGATGCCTTGCAAGGGAATACAGAACGTGTAAACATGTCTTCGAAATCCGTTAAGGCTGCACACCGAGTTGGAGAATGTGAGTACGAATATGGCACCAATTGGGGTATAAAG GTGGGATGGAGGTATGGATCAACAACAGAAGATATCCTTACTGGCCTTTCAATCCATAACAAAGGTTGGAATTCTATTTTTTGTACACCAGACCCACCGGCGTTTCTAGGATGTGCACCTACAGGTGGTCCTGATTCCATGACCCAGCAGAAGAGATGGGCAACAGGCTTGCTTGAAATCCTGCTTAGTAAAAATTGTCCCATATTTGGCACTCTATTTGGAAATCTCCAATTTAGGATGTTCTTGGGTTACTTCTGGGTCCTTTCTTGGGGCCTACGTTGTATTCCTGAGCTGTGTTATGCTGCTCTGCCAGCTTATAGTATCATCACCAACACACATTTCTTACCCAAG GGCCAAGAACCAACCTACTATATACCCATAGCTCTCTTCGTCCTTTACCATATTTACACTTTATCGGAGTACCTTCAAACCGGTCTATCGATCCGAGCATGGTGGAATAACCAAAGAATGGGAAGAATAACTGTAATGAGTGCTTGGTTATTTGGATTTATTAGTGTCATACTCAAACTCTTAGGGATATCTGAGACAGCCTTTGAAGTTACCAGAAAAGATCAATCTACTTCAAGTGATGAAGGCTCTGAAGACACTGAAGCTGGCAGATTCACATTTGACAAGTCTCCAATTTTCGTGCCTCCCACAACTATTTTGCTGGTGCAGTTAACCGCGCTTGCTACTGCTTTCTTGGGCCTGCGGCCGCAAGATCAAGATGAGCTAGGGTCGGGCTCCTTGGAGGTTATAAGTAGTGTGTGGTTGGTGTTATGCCTCTGGCCATTTTTGAAAGGGTTGTTTGGTACTGGGAAGTATGGAATTCCCCTATCCACCATATCTAAGTCTGTTGGTTTCACGCTACTGTTCTACACCTTGTGTAGAAATTAG
- the LOC114826927 gene encoding cellulose synthase-like protein H1 isoform X1: protein MANQNSLPLHERIELRYTLHKVIEFIILFLLLSLLVHRLLSFNNHGFAWLIAFLCELSFTLNWVITISNKWNIVEYKTYPDRLLQRVSKHELPPVDMFVTTADSKLEPPIITINTVLSLLAVDYPTNKLACYVSDDGCSPLTFYSLSEASKFAMLWVPFCKKYNVQVRAPFRYFSNNNATFSSNDSSEFKQEWTLLKDEYEQLSRKIEDAVGKSIPFDVSQDFAVFSNIERNNHPTIIKVLWENKEDVSDGPPHLIYISREKRPKHPHHSKAGAMNVLTRVSGLMTNAPFMLNVDCDMFVNNPNIMLHAMCTLLGSENETKNAFAQFPQIFYDGLKDDPFGNQMVVLWKYVGHGIAGIQGPIYAGTGCVHRRKVIYGLSPTDTKTGERYPNIGSGNVEMLKTFGTSEEFTKSAGDALQGNTERVNMSSKSVKAAHRVGECEYEYGTNWGIKVGWRYGSTTEDILTGLSIHNKGWNSIFCTPDPPAFLGCAPTGGPDSMTQQKRWATGLLEILLSKNCPIFGTLFGNLQFRMFLGYFWVLSWGLRCIPELCYAALPAYSIITNTHFLPKGQEPTYYIPIALFVLYHIYTLSEYLQTGLSIRAWWNNQRMGRITVMSAWLFGFISVILKLLGISETAFEVTRKDQSTSSDEGSEDTEAGRFTFDKSPIFVPPTTILLVQLTALATAFLGLRPQDQDELGSGSLEVISSVWLVLCLWPFLKGLFGTGKYGIPLSTISKSVGFTLLFYTLCRN, encoded by the exons ATGGCTAACCAAAACTCACTCCCTCTACACGAAAGAATAGAGCTTAGATACACTCTGCATAAAGTCATTGAGTTCAtaatcctcttcctcctcctttcaCTCCTCGTTCATCGTCTTCTCTCTTTCAACAACCATGGTTTCGCTTGGCTCATTGCTTTCCTGTGTGAACTCTCATTCACCTTAAATTGGGTCATCACCATAAGCAACAAATGGAACATTGTCGAATATAAAACCTACCCTGACCGCCTCTTACAACG GGTTTCTAAGCATGAACTCCCTCCGGTGGACATGTTTGTGACAACTGCAGACTCgaagttggaaccacctattaTTACCATAAACACTGTTTTGTCTCTGTTGGCTGTggactacccaacaaacaagcTAGCTTGCTATGTATCTGATGATGGCTGTTCTCCCCTCACCTTCTACTCGCTTTCGGAAGCATCAAAGTTTGCCATGCTTTGGGTTCCATTCTGCAAGAAATACAATGTTCAAGTTAGAGCTCCTTTTAGATACTTCTCAAATAATAATGCCACATTTTCCAGCAATGACTCGAGTGAATTCAAGCAAGAATGGACATTATTGAAG GATGAGTACGAGCAGCTTAGCCGCAAAATTGAGGATGCGGTGGGAAAATCTATTCCATTCGATGTTAGCCAAGACTTTGCAGTTTTTTCAAATATAGAACGTAATAATCACCCAACAATTATCAAG gttCTATGGGAGAACAAGGAAGATGTTTCAGATGGACCGCCACATTTGATTTATATATCAAGAGAAAAACGGCCAAAGCATCCCCATCATTCCAAAGCCGGGGCCATGAATGTTTTG ACTAGAGTCTCTGGGTTAATGACCAATGCGCCCTTCATGCTGAACGTAGACTGCGATATGTTTGTCAACAACCCAAACATTATGTTGCATGCAATGTGTACGTTGCTCGGATCCGAGAACGAAACCAAAAATGCGTTTGCTCAGTTTCCACAGATCTTCTATGACGGACTCAAGGATGATCCATTCGGGAATCAGATGGTAGTTTTGTGGAAG TATGTGGGGCATGGAATAGCAGGAATTCAAGGCCCTATTTATGCGGGAACAGGATGTGTTCATAGACGAAAAGTTATCTATGGTCTATCCCCTACTGATACCAAAACCGGAGAAAGATACCCTAATATTGGTAGTG GAAATGTAGAAATGCTTAAAACTTTTGGGACTTCAGAagaattcaccaaatcagctgGTGATGCCTTGCAAGGGAATACAGAACGTGTAAACATGTCTTCGAAATCCGTTAAGGCTGCACACCGAGTTGGAGAATGTGAGTACGAATATGGCACCAATTGGGGTATAAAG GTGGGATGGAGGTATGGATCAACAACAGAAGATATCCTTACTGGCCTTTCAATCCATAACAAAGGTTGGAATTCTATTTTTTGTACACCAGACCCACCGGCGTTTCTAGGATGTGCACCTACAGGTGGTCCTGATTCCATGACCCAGCAGAAGAGATGGGCAACAGGCTTGCTTGAAATCCTGCTTAGTAAAAATTGTCCCATATTTGGCACTCTATTTGGAAATCTCCAATTTAGGATGTTCTTGGGTTACTTCTGGGTCCTTTCTTGGGGCCTACGTTGTATTCCTGAGCTGTGTTATGCTGCTCTGCCAGCTTATAGTATCATCACCAACACACATTTCTTACCCAAG GGCCAAGAACCAACCTACTATATACCCATAGCTCTCTTCGTCCTTTACCATATTTACACTTTATCGGAGTACCTTCAAACCGGTCTATCGATCCGAGCATGGTGGAATAACCAAAGAATGGGAAGAATAACTGTAATGAGTGCTTGGTTATTTGGATTTATTAGTGTCATACTCAAACTCTTAGGGATATCTGAGACAGCCTTTGAAGTTACCAGAAAAGATCAATCTACTTCAAGTGATGAAGGCTCTGAAGACACTGAAGCTGGCAGATTCACATTTGACAAGTCTCCAATTTTCGTGCCTCCCACAACTATTTTGCTGGTGCAGTTAACCGCGCTTGCTACTGCTTTCTTGGGCCTGCGGCCGCAAGATCAAGATGAGCTAGGGTCGGGCTCCTTGGAGGTTATAAGTAGTGTGTGGTTGGTGTTATGCCTCTGGCCATTTTTGAAAGGGTTGTTTGGTACTGGGAAGTATGGAATTCCCCTATCCACCATATCTAAGTCTGTTGGTTTCACGCTACTGTTCTACACCTTGTGTAGAAATTAG